In a single window of the Rhodamnia argentea isolate NSW1041297 chromosome 2, ASM2092103v1, whole genome shotgun sequence genome:
- the LOC115737318 gene encoding pyruvate dehydrogenase E1 component subunit beta-1, mitochondrial, whose protein sequence is MFGVVRQKVSAGGSPLTILGQTLPFLRAVASPLRSYSSAAKEMTVRDALNSALDEEMSADPRVFLMGEEVGEYQGAYKISKGLLDKYGPDRVLDTPITEAGFTGIGVGAAYHGLKPVVEFMTFNFSMQAIDHIINSAAKSNYMSAGQLSVPIVFRGPNGAAAGVGAQHSQCYAAWYASCPGLKVLAPYSSEDARGLLKAAIRDPDPVVFLENELLYGESFPVSAEVLDSSFCLPIGKAKIEKEGKDVTITAFSKMVGLALQAADILAKEGINAEVINLRSIRPLDRATINASVRKTNRLVTVEEGFPQHGIGAEICTSVVEESFGYLDAPVERIAGADVPMPYAANLERTAVPQVEDIVRAAKRACYRSMPMAAAA, encoded by the exons ATGTTCGGGGTTGTGAGACAAAAAGTTAGCGCGGGTGGTTCTCCTCTTACG ATTCTAGGACAGACGTTGCCGTTCCTCCGCGCCGTGGCGTCGCCGTTGAGGAGTTACTCATCTGCAGCTAAAGAG ATGACAGTGCGAGATGCTCTAAATTCGGCACTTGATGAGGAAATGTCAGCTGATCCACGGGTATTCTTGATGGGTGAAGAG GTTGGGGAGTATCAAGGTGCATACAAG ATATCAAAGGGTCTACTTGATAAATATGGCCCCGACAGGGTTCTTGATACCCCGATCACAGAG GCTGGTTTCACTGGAATTGGAGTTGGTGCTGCTTACCATGGTCTCAAACCCGTTGTAGAGTTCATGACCTTTAACTTCTCCATGCAG GCAATTGACCACATCATTAATTCTGCTGCAAAATCAAATTATATGTCTGCTGGTCAGCTGTCAGTACCGATTGTTTTTAGAGGTCCAAATGGAGCTGCTGCAGGAGTTGGTGCTCAACACTCTCAG TGTTACGCTGCATGGTATGCCTCTTGCCCAGGCTTGAAAGTATTGGCTCCATACTCCTCTGAAGATGCCCGTGGCCTGTTGAAAGCTGCCATAAGGGACCCTGATCCTGTAGTTTTCCTCGAGAATGAGTTATT ATATGGCGAGTCATTCCCTGTTTCAGCTGAAGTGCTAGATTCCAGTTTTTGCCTTCCCATTGGAAAAGCCAAG ATtgagaaggaagggaaggaTGTGACGATAACGGCTTTTTCAAAGATGGTGGGCCTTGCCCTCCAG GCAGCTGATATTCTTGCAAAGGAAGGAATTAATGCTGAG GTCATTAATTTGAGGTCTATTCGACCTCTTGATAGAGCCACTATCAATGCTTCAGTCCGGAAAACCAATCGGCTTGTGACAGTTGAGGAAGGGTTCCCTCAGCATGGCATTGGCGCTGAGATCTG CACATCAGTTGTTGAGGAGAGCTTTGGTTATCTCGATGCGCCGGTCGAGAGAATTGCTGGTGCTGATGTTCCCATGCCTTATGCTGCCAACTTGGAGAGGACGGCTGTCCCTCAG GTTGAAGATATAGTTCGTGCAGCAAAGCGAGCTTGCTACAGATCCATGCCAATGGCTGCAGCAGCTTGA